The sequence GGACataaaggacattatcgaacaaaaggaccatttgtgatgtttctgggacattttggagtgccaacagaagaagatcttcaaaagtaaggcATTAATTATATTGCTATTTCTACTTTTGtcgcgcacctgcctggttgaaatctgattttcatgtgattgtatgcggggcgctgtcctcagataatcgcatggtctgctttcgccgtaaagcctttttgaaatctgacacagttgCTGGATTAAAGGTAAGTTTTATTTTGATgtgtaacacttgtatgttttttatgaatttttattatgagtatttctgtttttgaatttggcgcgctgcaatttcactggatgttgtcaaatcaatcccgttaacgggattcgaGCGGGAAGCGATCACTAagaagataataaacagcgagtagcagcagtgtacaaaacaaatggggggggggtggtggtcaatgtaatagtctggtggccattcgattaattattcagcagtcatggcttgggggtagaagctgttaaggggtcttttgatcctagacttgacgctccagtaccgcttgccgtgctttagcagagaaaacagtctatgacttgggtgactggattctttggcaattttatgggctttcctctgacactgcctattatatatgTCCTGGacagcaggaagcttggcccgagtgatgtactgggccgtagtcactaccctctgtagcgccttacggtcagatgccgagcagttgccataccaggtggtgatgcaaccggtcaggatgctctcaatggtgcagctgaataactttttgaggatctggggacccatgccaaatcttttcagtctcctgagggggaaaaggttttgtcgtgccctcttcacgactgtcttggtgtgtttggaccatgatagtttgttggtgatgtggacaccaaggaacttgaaactctcgacccgctccactacagccccggtgatgttaatgggggcctgttcggcccgctttctcctgtagtccacgatcagctcctttgtcttgctcacattgagggagaggttgttgttctggcaccacactgccagttctctgacctcctccctataggctgtctcatcattgttggtgatcaggcctaccactgttgtgtcgtcagcaaacttaatgatggtgttggagttgtgtttggccacgcagtcgtgggtaaacagggagtacaggaggggaccaagtacacacccctgagggccccagtgttcaggatcagcgtggcagatgtgttgttgcctactcttaccacctagGGGCGGGCCGCCAGGaagaccaggatccagttgcagagggaggtgtttagtcccagggtccttagcttagtgatgagcttgtgggcactattgtgttgaacgctgacctatagtcaatgaacagcattctcacataggtgttccttttgtccaggtgggaaagggcagtatggtgtgcaattgagattgcgtcatctgtggaattgttggggcggtatgtgaattggagtgggtctagggtatccaggaggatggtgttgatgtgagccattaccagcctttcaaagcacttcatggctacggacgtgagtgctacggggcggtaataatttaggcaggttaccttcgcttccttgggcacagggactatggtgttctgcttgaaacatgtaggtattacagactcggtcagggagaggttgaaaatgtcagtgaagacacttgccagttggtccgcgtatgctttgagtacacgtcgtggtaatccatctggccccgcggctttgtgaatgttgacctttaaaggtcttgctcacatcggctaccgagagcgttatcacgcagtctcgtgcatgcttcagtgttgtttgcgtcgaagcgagcataaaaggcatttagctcgtctggtaggcttgcttCACTGGGTgtctcgcgtctgggtttccctttgtagtccgtaatagttttcacgCCCTGCCACATCCGGCGAGCATCAGAGCcaatgtagtaggattcaatcttaatcctgtattgacgctttacttgtttgattgttcgtctgagggcatagcgggatttcttataagcgtctggattagtgtcccactccttgaaagcggcagctctagcctttagcttgatgcggatgttgcctgtaatccatggcttctggttaggatatgtacgtacggtcactgtggggacgaggttgtcgatgcacttattgatgaagccgttgactgaggtggtgtactcctcaatgccattggatgaatcccggaacatattccagtctatgctagcaaaacagtcttgtagcgtagcatccgcgtcatctgaccacctcCATATTGAGATGGTACTtccgtcactggtacttcctgctttagtttttctttgtaagcaggaatcaggaggttagaattatggtcagatttgccaaatggaggacgggggagagctttgtatgcatctctgtgtgtggagtaaaagtggtctaAAGTTTTTTcgcctctggttgcacatgtgacatgttaGTTAAAATGTGgtgaaactgatttaagtttgcctgcattaaagtccccggccactaggagcgccgcttctggatgagcattttaatgtttgcttatggccttatagagtcagttgagtgcggtcttagtgccagcttcggtctgtggtggtaaatagacagctacgaataatgtagatgagaactctctttgtagatagtgtggtctagaGCTTATCtcaaggtactctacctcaggtgagcaatacctcgcaGAACTTAAAAatcatgtgcgagcaaggaggcctacaaacctgactcagttacaccagctctgtcaggaggaatgggccaaaattcacccaacttattgtgggaagcttgtggaaggctaccgaaaatgtttgacccaagttaaacaatttaaaagcaatgctaccaaatactaattgagtgtatgtcaacttctgacccactgggaatgtgatgaaagaaataaaagctgaaataaataattctctgtactattattctgacatttcacattcttaaaatcaagtggtgatcctaactgacctaagacagggaatttttactaggattaaatgtcaggaattgtgaaaaactgagtttaaatgtatttggctaaggtgtatgtaaacttccgacttcaagtgtatgtgtgtgtgtgctcaccacatctctctgtctgttgcaCAGGGATGGCTGAAGAGTGAGAGACGCTCCCCTACCACCCGAGGACACTCTGCCGATGGAAGGTGGTCATCTGCCCATCCAACCTGCCCAAAAGACTGTCTCCCCTCCGCCCTCAACTAAGATGGCTTCCCCCGGCCTTCTCCTGCACTGGAATGGACTGGAGCAGAGCTGCGCCCTACCATGGTGATCATATTCTCAAAAACACTGGAAAAGAAGAAGGGTGTCGATGATGTAAGGTCCAAAGACACTGAATTGCTGCTGGTGAGTAAAACTCTGCTAGACCTATAACTAAAACACTGTAACAAGTACCTTACAGGTGCCTCTCTCTCAACTGACCTTGGAAACATGAGACTTGGGCTCTCTGTTGGCTTCTCTACAATACAGCCTATTGTAGTTTTTGGCAGGGTGCTCGCCATCAAGGTCTTAAATTCATTTATATGGCCTCTAGGTTGGCCCTTCTAAATAAATGGTATATTATTCTACCTCAGCAGTCAATGACATAGAAGGGCTGCTTTTCAAATCAAGCAATTTGGGTGAAAAGGCTTCAACTGAAATGAAGCCCATTTGAGTAGTTGTACCTCTTTATAGCCCCCAGTGTGTACTGTAAGGTGTCTAGCAGTGCTGTcataacactgtgttgttgtgaCGATGAACCTAAGGTGTCTCCCAGCAATGTTAATGACTCTATCCCTTTGCCCTATTTCTCTATGAGCTTGCCTGCACCACCCTGTTTGTTCTCCTTTCTGAATTGTTCTGTACGTTCTAGGACAAACAgggattgtgtgtttgtgtgtgtgtgatgcttgGAGAGTTATGTACGGACATGTTTAGAGTCTGATAAATGAGCCTAGTCTAAGCCATGTCCTCTTTGTCTGTTTCCCTCCATCTGTCCATCAACAGCGGAAGCGCGGCACCATGAGCAGAGGGACTACCCTCTTCTCCTGTGGCACTGTGGGTGAGTGCATCCATCCCTCAGACCATGGCCTTTGCTCTGTTATCCTCATCATTAAGTTTCTTACCGTCTTGTATCAGGCTTTATCTTCATTTTCTTTGTGTTGTTCACCAGCTTTATGTCTTGTTATAAGCTCCCCTCCCCTTTAACTATTTCTGCTGATCCCCTTCTgtcactctctttctgtctcacttCTCTCTTTtaccatctgtctctcgtctcccTCTCATGCCCACTGTGCACCTGCCTTCACACAGAGCTGTGCACTGCACTCATTGGACTTAAAAGTAATTGAGTGTTGTGTTGCCTTTGTCAATGATTTCCTTGGCTCAGCGACTATCACACTCCTTActcccccccgtcccccgtcaTCTGTCCCATGTACCGGAGAGAGGGGAAACCAAAGGGATACACTTTGCATATGTCCTACAACTACTGTATCTGTTGTTACAGCGGACATAAGACATTGTATGCTATTATATGGCTTTTGCTGGGATTGCAGTCCTTTGCTGAACACATTTTTCACTGGGCGAGGTTATTTCTTTTAGATGCTTTCTCCTATTGTCATTTTGTATTCTTGACATTCTTGTCAGGTCATGTCGTAGCCCCCGTCCATTGTTCTTTGGGACTGAAACAAAGACTTCTGCCCACCAAAGAGAGGGCAAAAATGGAGAGAAGCATTTGAAGGAATGGATTTGGACAGAGATGAGCCCCTGGTTGCCAATTGGGAATCAATAGAGATCTATGCTAGCTTTGAGATCAGTAGCGGTTACGTTAGCCAGAACCAGTGTGGTGTTTTGCCCACTGGACTATCATATTCTTCCTTTGTGCCTGTGATGAATAATGTTGGCATATTAATTTGTCATGTTCTGTCTGAATTTAAACCAATCAAGTCAGGCTGCATTTCTGTCATTGTTGGAGGAAGCCACCCACCCGGACTAAGACATATTCCCCAGTCAGTGGACTTTTGGAAATTCTCCTTCAGTCTAAACTTGTCTTCACTTAACTTTTCAGTTGGAGAAACCCCCATCAACAGTAAAACAAGTGGCACAACATTGTCCGGTTCATAGACCTGAAAGTCAGTGTTTGTTATGTGACTGATACTGTTGTTGGCCAAACACCACTGTGCCACTGTTGCTCTTAGGCCTCCTCGTGCCAAGTTTTGTTAACTAAGCGTTCTGTGACAACTGTAGTGCTATATAAAAAATGTGATTAATTAATGACGTATGTTGTCATTTGACATTTACATGTCTAGTAGAGGCTGCCAGGTTGCTTGTAGAATCTTGTAATACCAATAAGCTCAGACTATTTCCCTGCCAGCCATAATGCAACTGTTGATCTACCCAACTCAGGAGCTAGCAGCTCTGTTTCAGATAATGTACTGTCAAGCAGTGCAGCTTGGGTTGAACCAATCCCCTGTCTATAGCTAGCTGTTTTTTACTATCCTGTCTTAAACCACCTTTACTGAGAATCTAGACCTTGAGTAAtgtgctccatctctctctattagAGTTCCTACAGATGTGGCGATACTCACCAGGATACACTTTACTGTCTTACTAACCAAGAGCTGCTACTGCTTACTGTCTATTGTTTTCTgaagtgtgcgtgtgcatgcttgtgtgatTATTTACTGGGTTGATCATCCTAAAGTGAAGCCCAACTCGCATACGTGAAGAAGATGCACACTGCACATTGAACCTCACCCTGGAAGCTTAGCCCTGCTTTCCCTGTCGTTTATTGTTTCACTTAAAGCTGCACTTTATCTTGACATAGCCTCTGTAGAGGAGATAAAGTGGGATTTCCAAAACTCCATGAGATGGCAAATAGGAGCTTATGTTGCCAGAGGGGGAGAAGTAATATAGGAGGACCATTATGAGGTTTTTGATAGTAATGATTTCAAATTAGGCCCCTGATACAAGCTTCCCATCTGTTATGTCCTGCTTTATATACCCACTTGAAAATTACATGTCAAATTAGATGATATATAAAGTATAAATCaacatgtgtgtgttcatgtatttATTGTGTGTCCTTGTGTTCCAGAGGCAGACAGGTGGCTAGACCTGCGCAGAGGCTGTGCCATCCAGCCAGGGACCCCCTGCCAGTCCGGCGCCAGTCTGGAGAGCCTGTGGGACGTTCTGCCCGAGGAGTGTCAGCGGAGTAGCCGGGTCTGGAGCCGTGAGGTGGGCGCCGCCACCGCCATCACCAGCCTCATCCAAGACCTCAACCTGGGCGATGCCAAGCTGGCAGCCACCCAGTCCCTGGCCCTCGCCACCTCCACCTCAGCCGCCACGGCGCCCCCTAGCAAGCGCCAGTGCCGCTCACTCTCACTGTCCTTCTCCGAAGAGTTTGGGAGCTGCAGGTCGTCATGGAGACCTCAGGGTTCGCGAGTGTGGACTGCGGTGGAGAAGAGGAGGTGCCACAGCGGGGGGAGTGTGCAGCGCTGCTCTGGAGGAAGTGGAATAGGAGGTGGTGGAAGTTTTTCAGGGGTTCATTTTCCTGCCATGCAGCGGAGCTCCAGTTTCAGCCTGCCATCCCGCTCCAACAACCCCACAGAAGGCACCCTGGAGCTTCCCTGCTTCAACCAGCACCTGCCCCTTCACCCCCTGTTCACTGcctcccctacctccccctcctaccaccactccctcaggcccctctccttgtcccaTGAGCAGATCAGCCTGCCAGACCACCACAGAGAGGGGGCCAGCTCACCGGACTGCAACCCACAGCTGGGGAGACGTGCTAGGCAGACAGCAGGGGGGACTGGGGGGCTGTCACGGAGCAAGTCCCAGCCCTGTGTCCTGAACGATAAGAAGATCGGTATGAAGCGCAGGAGACCAGAGGATGCTCAGGAACCACGGCCCTCCCTGGACCTGGCAAAGATGACCCAGGTTAGTAACCGtggacacacacacccctcaataGTCTGCCGAGAGTGTCTGGCAATGCCAAATTACTGAAAGGCAACTTTAGATCAAAACATATTAGTGGAATCAGATtatcccacctcgccaacagccagtgaaattgcagggcgccaaattcaaacaacagaaatctcataattagaattcctcaaacatacaagtattatacaccattttaaagataaacttcttgttaatccagccacagtgtccgatttcaaaaaggctttactgcgaaagcacaccatgcgattatgttaggtcagcgcctagccacagaaaaccatacagccattttccaaccaaggagaggtgtcacaaacgtcagaaatagcgttaatcGGTATTTTCTCATCTTGATTAAGAAT comes from Salmo trutta chromosome 18, fSalTru1.1, whole genome shotgun sequence and encodes:
- the LOC115153248 gene encoding protein FAM53B; translation: MVIIFSKTLEKKKGVDDVRSKDTELLLRKRGTMSRGTTLFSCGTVEADRWLDLRRGCAIQPGTPCQSGASLESLWDVLPEECQRSSRVWSREVGAATAITSLIQDLNLGDAKLAATQSLALATSTSAATAPPSKRQCRSLSLSFSEEFGSCRSSWRPQGSRVWTAVEKRRCHSGGSVQRCSGGSGIGGGGSFSGVHFPAMQRSSSFSLPSRSNNPTEGTLELPCFNQHLPLHPLFTASPTSPSYHHSLRPLSLSHEQISLPDHHREGASSPDCNPQLGRRARQTAGGTGGLSRSKSQPCVLNDKKIGMKRRRPEDAQEPRPSLDLAKMTQKLQTFHSLSCPGFSGPDSCQSNMPPPSSRSLSQSESYFTCAPDLGAQTQQEVDEEEDDSSYEELDSDSACSLDSRPWSPCRGVGERMGEGHTLWKGECGTEKDIYQLGGELDIDQIERN